A single genomic interval of Nonomuraea rubra harbors:
- a CDS encoding glycoside hydrolase family 2 TIM barrel-domain containing protein, with translation MVEFHEDPGPGSGRRAPRADFVSDAPRLSLNGRWRFRLSGTAAGTGPSISDPGLDDTGWDPIRVPSHWVLEGHDQPLYTNTAYPFPIDPPYLPDLNPTGDYRLRFDLPPGWPDGRAVLRFQGVDSCGTVWLNGELLGHSKGSRLPFEFDVTGVVRPRGNVLAVRVQRWSSGSYLEDQDMWWLPGIFRDVELLSRPEGGIDDFTVRASYASGSGTLLVTADAPGLVEVPELGLAVATGQEVTIARVEPWSAEHPRLYHGTLTAAGETIELAIGFRTVEISGGRLLINGAPVLFRGVNRHEHDPDRGRSLDRETMIRDIELMKRHNVNAVRTAHYPPHPEFLRLCDEYGLWVVDECDIETHGFIYSGWEGNPPAEPMWREALLDRTRRMVERDKNHPSVVIWSLGNESGSGPAFADLETWIRERDPTRPLHYERDPSYRHSDFYSLMYPSLDDLERIGRRKEETPSGVEPGSDDDVRRRGLPFLLCEYAHAMGNGPGSLVEYQAILESYERFCGGFVWEWIDHGLAGVDAFGRRYYRHGGDIDHQPNGGRYCLDGLLFPDRTPSPGLGELRKAIEPVSISVEGREVVVVNKHDAVSLAHLGFRWRVKVDGIRRAAGTLEVPDCPARSEVRVPLPDAVTAMLPEPHPAAPAGGERQPVEASGEVWLTIEAVLAEDTRWAPAGHVIAWGQARLDSATSHSPVSHSPASHSPVSHGPVSHSPASHRPRPADEGGRAGEVRVRVGEAAFDGRTGRLTSLGGLELDGPVLDVWRAPTENDRGQGPRNALAADWEAVGLDRFLHRFLHRADGLDRPDDHTLVVRGRSGPATRTLGFRTTYTYRWQDGTLHLLVEADPVGDWDDTAYGHLTVTPPRMGTRWSLPGGYTDVTWFGRGPGESYADSRAAARVGRYARSIDALQTPYPVPQENGNHVETRWLELSGPGLPTLRVDGEPHLDFTARRWTSEALQAARRPHDLTDSGRVWLNLDHGQQGLGSASCGPALPGRYRLEVRRYSWSMTLTVVRGS, from the coding sequence ATGGTGGAGTTCCATGAGGACCCCGGGCCGGGCTCAGGGCGGCGGGCGCCGCGCGCGGACTTCGTCTCCGACGCGCCCCGGCTGTCGCTCAACGGGCGGTGGCGCTTCCGGCTCTCCGGCACCGCCGCCGGCACCGGCCCCTCGATCTCCGACCCCGGCCTCGACGACACCGGCTGGGACCCGATCAGGGTGCCGTCGCACTGGGTGCTGGAAGGGCACGACCAGCCCCTCTACACCAACACCGCCTACCCGTTCCCCATCGACCCGCCGTACCTGCCGGACCTGAACCCGACCGGCGACTACCGGCTGCGCTTCGACCTCCCGCCCGGCTGGCCGGACGGCCGCGCGGTGCTGCGCTTCCAGGGCGTCGACTCCTGCGGCACCGTCTGGCTGAACGGCGAGCTGCTCGGGCACTCCAAGGGGAGCAGGCTGCCGTTCGAGTTCGACGTCACCGGGGTGGTCCGGCCGCGCGGCAACGTCCTCGCCGTACGCGTGCAGCGCTGGTCGTCGGGCAGCTACCTCGAAGACCAGGACATGTGGTGGCTGCCCGGCATCTTCCGCGACGTGGAGCTCCTGTCGCGGCCCGAGGGCGGCATCGACGACTTCACCGTACGCGCCTCCTACGCCTCCGGCTCGGGCACCCTCCTGGTCACCGCCGACGCCCCCGGCCTGGTGGAGGTGCCGGAGCTGGGCCTGGCCGTCGCCACCGGACAGGAGGTCACGATCGCCCGGGTGGAGCCGTGGAGCGCCGAACACCCCCGCCTCTACCACGGCACCCTCACCGCCGCCGGGGAGACGATCGAGCTGGCCATCGGCTTCAGAACCGTCGAGATCTCCGGCGGGCGGCTGCTGATCAACGGGGCGCCGGTGCTGTTCCGCGGCGTCAACCGGCACGAGCACGACCCCGACAGGGGCCGCTCGCTCGACCGCGAGACCATGATCCGCGACATCGAGCTGATGAAGCGGCACAACGTCAACGCCGTCCGCACCGCCCACTACCCGCCGCACCCCGAGTTCCTGCGGCTGTGCGACGAGTACGGGCTGTGGGTGGTGGACGAGTGCGACATCGAGACCCACGGCTTCATCTACTCCGGCTGGGAGGGCAACCCGCCCGCCGAGCCCATGTGGCGCGAGGCCCTGCTCGACCGTACCCGCCGCATGGTCGAGCGGGACAAGAACCATCCCAGCGTCGTCATCTGGTCCCTCGGCAACGAGAGCGGCAGCGGCCCCGCGTTCGCCGACCTCGAGACCTGGATCCGCGAGCGCGACCCCACCCGGCCGCTGCACTACGAGCGCGACCCGAGCTACCGGCACTCCGACTTCTACAGCCTCATGTATCCGTCGCTGGACGACCTCGAACGCATCGGGCGGCGCAAGGAGGAGACCCCCTCGGGGGTCGAGCCCGGGTCGGACGATGACGTCCGGCGGCGGGGGCTGCCGTTCCTGCTGTGCGAGTACGCGCACGCGATGGGGAACGGGCCCGGGTCGCTCGTGGAGTACCAGGCGATTCTGGAGTCGTACGAGCGGTTCTGCGGGGGGTTCGTGTGGGAGTGGATCGATCACGGGCTGGCGGGGGTGGACGCGTTCGGGCGCCGGTACTACCGGCACGGCGGTGACATCGACCACCAGCCGAACGGGGGGCGGTACTGCCTGGACGGGCTGCTGTTCCCCGACCGCACGCCGTCGCCCGGGCTGGGCGAGCTGCGCAAGGCCATCGAGCCGGTGTCGATCTCGGTGGAGGGCCGGGAGGTCGTGGTCGTCAACAAGCACGACGCGGTGTCGCTGGCGCACCTGGGCTTCCGGTGGCGGGTGAAGGTGGACGGCATCCGCCGGGCGGCTGGGACGCTGGAGGTGCCGGACTGTCCGGCGCGGTCGGAGGTACGCGTGCCCCTGCCCGACGCGGTCACCGCCATGCTGCCCGAGCCACACCCGGCGGCGCCGGCCGGTGGGGAGCGGCAGCCGGTCGAAGCGTCCGGGGAGGTGTGGCTGACCATCGAGGCGGTGCTCGCCGAGGACACGCGCTGGGCTCCGGCCGGTCACGTGATCGCCTGGGGTCAGGCCAGGCTCGACTCGGCCACCTCCCACAGCCCCGTCTCCCACAGCCCCGCCTCCCACAGCCCCGTCTCCCATGGCCCCGTCTCCCACAGCCCCGCCTCCCACCGGCCGCGGCCCGCCGATGAGGGTGGCCGGGCGGGGGAGGTGCGGGTGCGGGTCGGCGAGGCGGCGTTCGACGGCAGGACCGGACGCCTGACCAGCCTCGGCGGGCTCGAACTGGACGGCCCCGTGCTCGACGTCTGGCGCGCCCCCACCGAGAACGACCGGGGCCAGGGCCCGAGGAACGCCCTGGCGGCGGACTGGGAGGCCGTCGGCCTGGACCGCTTCCTGCACCGCTTCCTGCACCGCGCAGACGGCCTCGACCGCCCCGACGACCACACCCTCGTCGTACGCGGCCGCAGCGGCCCCGCCACCCGCACCCTCGGCTTCCGCACCACCTACACCTACCGCTGGCAGGACGGCACGCTCCACCTCCTCGTCGAGGCCGACCCCGTGGGCGACTGGGACGACACCGCCTACGGCCACCTCACCGTCACCCCGCCCCGCATGGGCACCCGATGGTCGCTCCCCGGCGGCTACACCGACGTCACCTGGTTCGGCCGGGGCCCGGGGGAGTCGTACGCCGACAGCCGCGCCGCCGCCCGCGTCGGCAGGTACGCCAGGTCCATCGACGCGCTCCAGACCCCGTACCCCGTTCCCCAGGAGAACGGCAACCACGTCGAGACCCGCTGGCTGGAGCTGTCGGGCCCCGGGCTGCCGACCCTGCGCGTGGACGGCGAGCCGCACCTGGACTTCACCGCCCGCCGCTGGACGAGCGAGGCCCTGCAGGCCGCCCGCCGCCCGCACGACCTGACCGACTCGGGGCGCGTGTGGCTGAACCTCGACCACGGCCAGCAGGGCCTCGGCAGCGCCTCCTGCGGCCCCGCGCTGCCCGGGCGGTACCGCCTGGAGGTCCGCCGCTACTCCTGGTCCATGACGCTGACCGTGGTGAGAGGAAGCTGA